A genome region from Triplophysa rosa linkage group LG24, Trosa_1v2, whole genome shotgun sequence includes the following:
- the celf2 gene encoding CUGBP Elav-like family member 2 isoform X18: MLEHSSELGFVPSVCVDSMRYPSTANNPVSMRSTEELLLSNGTAGKMNGALEHSDQPDPDAIKMFVGQIPRSWSEKELKELFEPYGAVYQINILRDRSQNPPQSKGCCFVTFYTRKAALEAQNALHNIKTLTGMHHPIQMKPADSEKSNAVEDRKLFIGMVSKKCNENDIRVMFSAFGQIEECRILRGPDGLSRGCAFVTFSTRAMAQNAIKAMHQSQTMEGCSSPMVVKFADTQKDKEQRRLQQQLAQQMQQLNSASAWGSLTGLTGLTPQYLALLQQATTSSNLGAFSGIQQMAAGSTANSSMGAMGSMGSMGSMGSLGSLGTLQGLAGATVGLNNINALAGSVNIAHMLSGMAALNGGLGSTGLSNGSAGPMDALTQAYSGIQQYAAAALPTLYSQSLLQQQSAAGSQKEGPEGANLFIYHLPQEFGDQDILQMFMPFGNVVSAKVFIDKQTNLSKCFGFVSYDNPVSAQAAIQAMNGFQIGMKRLKVQLKRSKNDSKPY; encoded by the exons TAACGGTACAGCTGGGAAGATGAATGGCGCCCTGGAACACTCGGACCAGCCCGATCCAGACGCCATAAAGATGTTCGTGGGACAGATCCCACGCTCCTGGTCCGAGAAAGAGTTGAAGGAGTTGTTCGAGCCGTACGGAGCCGTTTACCAGATCAACATACTGCGAGATCGCAGCCAGAACCCACCACAGAGTAAAG GGTGCTGTTTTGTCACATTCTACACGCGGAAAGCTGCCCTGGAggcccagaatgcactgcacaACATAAAGACCTTAACTGGG ATGCACCATCCCATACAGATGAAGCCCGCAGACAGTGAGAAATCAAATG CGGTGGAGGACAGAAAGCTGTTCATCGGCATGGTGTCCAAGAAGTGCAACGAGAACGACATCCGGGTCATGTTCTCTGCCTTCGGACAGATCGAGGAGTGCCGTATCCTGAGGGGACCAGACGGACTCAGCCGAG GATGTGCGTTTGTCACGTTTTCTACCAGGGCTATGGCACAGAATGCAATCAAAGCCATGCATCAGTCTCAAACCATGGAG GGCTGCTCCTCCCCAATGGTGGTGAAGTTTGCAGACACACAGAAGGATAAGGAACAACGGCGGCTCCAGCAGCAGTTGGCACAGCAGATGCAGCAGTTGAACAGCGCGTCTGCATGGGGCAGTCTCACTGGGCTGACCGGCCTCACCCCACAGTATCTGGCA TTGCTCCAACAAGCGACCACCTCCAGTAACCTAGGAGCGTTCAGTGGTATTCAACAAATGGCAG CAGGTTCCACGGCTAACTCTAGCATGGGTGCGATGGGTTCCATGGGTTCCATGGGTTCCATGGGTTCCCTGGGTTCTCTGGGCACACTGCAGGGTCTGGCCGGGGCCACCGTTGGCCTCAATAACATAAATGCACTAGCAGGTAGCGTCAACA TTGCTCACATGCTCTCAGGTATGGCGGCTCTGAACGGCGGGCTGGGCAGCACGGGCCTGAGTAACGGGTCGGCCGGGCCCATGGACGCTCTCACACAGGCCTACTCAGGGATCCAACAGTACGCGGCCGCCGCCCTGCCCACCCTCTACAGCCAGTCCTTACTGCAGCAACAGAGCGCTGCGGGAAGCCAGAAAGAGG GACCTGAAGGGGCCAATCTGTTCATCTACCACCTGCCACAGGAGTTCGGGGACCAGGACATCCTACAGATGTTCATGCCTTTTGGAAATGTGGTGTCTGCCAAAGTCTTTATCGACAAACAGACCAATCTGAGCAAGTGCTTTG GTTTCGTCAGTTATGACAATCCAGTATCAGCACAGGCTGCCATTCAGGCGATGAACGGGTTTCAGATCGGCATGAAGCGCCTCAAAGTCCAGCTCAAGCGCTCAAAGAACGACAGCAAACCGTACTGA
- the celf2 gene encoding CUGBP Elav-like family member 2 isoform X1: MLEHSSELGFVPSVCVDSMRYPSTANNPVSMRSTEELLLSNGTAGKMNGALEHSDQPDPDAIKMFVGQIPRSWSEKELKELFEPYGAVYQINILRDRSQNPPQSKGCCFVTFYTRKAALEAQNALHNIKTLTGMHHPIQMKPADSEKSNAVEDRKLFIGMVSKKCNENDIRVMFSAFGQIEECRILRGPDGLSRGCAFVTFSTRAMAQNAIKAMHQSQTMEGCSSPMVVKFADTQKDKEQRRLQQQLAQQMQQLNSASAWGSLTGLTGLTPQYLAVRGHTHAATPTSSTASAAAALLQQATTSSNLGAFSGIQQMAGMNALQLQNLATLAAAAAAAQSSASPSTASALTSSTGSLGALASPAGSTANSSMGAMGSMGSMGSMGSLGSLGTLQGLAGATVGLNNINALAGSVNIAHMLSGMAALNGGLGSTGLSNGSAGPMDALTQAYSGIQQYAAAALPTLYSQSLLQQQSAAGSQKEGPEGANLFIYHLPQEFGDQDILQMFMPFGNVVSAKVFIDKQTNLSKCFGFVSYDNPVSAQAAIQAMNGFQIGMKRLKVQLKRSKNDSKPY; this comes from the exons TAACGGTACAGCTGGGAAGATGAATGGCGCCCTGGAACACTCGGACCAGCCCGATCCAGACGCCATAAAGATGTTCGTGGGACAGATCCCACGCTCCTGGTCCGAGAAAGAGTTGAAGGAGTTGTTCGAGCCGTACGGAGCCGTTTACCAGATCAACATACTGCGAGATCGCAGCCAGAACCCACCACAGAGTAAAG GGTGCTGTTTTGTCACATTCTACACGCGGAAAGCTGCCCTGGAggcccagaatgcactgcacaACATAAAGACCTTAACTGGG ATGCACCATCCCATACAGATGAAGCCCGCAGACAGTGAGAAATCAAATG CGGTGGAGGACAGAAAGCTGTTCATCGGCATGGTGTCCAAGAAGTGCAACGAGAACGACATCCGGGTCATGTTCTCTGCCTTCGGACAGATCGAGGAGTGCCGTATCCTGAGGGGACCAGACGGACTCAGCCGAG GATGTGCGTTTGTCACGTTTTCTACCAGGGCTATGGCACAGAATGCAATCAAAGCCATGCATCAGTCTCAAACCATGGAG GGCTGCTCCTCCCCAATGGTGGTGAAGTTTGCAGACACACAGAAGGATAAGGAACAACGGCGGCTCCAGCAGCAGTTGGCACAGCAGATGCAGCAGTTGAACAGCGCGTCTGCATGGGGCAGTCTCACTGGGCTGACCGGCCTCACCCCACAGTATCTGGCAGTAAGAGGACACACCCACGCAGCCACGCCCACCAGCAGCACAGCCAGCGCGGCCGCCGCA TTGCTCCAACAAGCGACCACCTCCAGTAACCTAGGAGCGTTCAGTGGTATTCAACAAATGGCAG gTATGAATGCTCTGCAGTTGCAGAATCTTGCCACTCTAGCAGCAGCAGCGGCTGCAGCACAGAGCTCGGCCAGCCCGTCCACCGCTAGTGCCCTGACCTCCAGCACAGGGTCCCTGGGAGCCCTGGCCAGCCCAG CAGGTTCCACGGCTAACTCTAGCATGGGTGCGATGGGTTCCATGGGTTCCATGGGTTCCATGGGTTCCCTGGGTTCTCTGGGCACACTGCAGGGTCTGGCCGGGGCCACCGTTGGCCTCAATAACATAAATGCACTAGCAGGTAGCGTCAACA TTGCTCACATGCTCTCAGGTATGGCGGCTCTGAACGGCGGGCTGGGCAGCACGGGCCTGAGTAACGGGTCGGCCGGGCCCATGGACGCTCTCACACAGGCCTACTCAGGGATCCAACAGTACGCGGCCGCCGCCCTGCCCACCCTCTACAGCCAGTCCTTACTGCAGCAACAGAGCGCTGCGGGAAGCCAGAAAGAGG GACCTGAAGGGGCCAATCTGTTCATCTACCACCTGCCACAGGAGTTCGGGGACCAGGACATCCTACAGATGTTCATGCCTTTTGGAAATGTGGTGTCTGCCAAAGTCTTTATCGACAAACAGACCAATCTGAGCAAGTGCTTTG GTTTCGTCAGTTATGACAATCCAGTATCAGCACAGGCTGCCATTCAGGCGATGAACGGGTTTCAGATCGGCATGAAGCGCCTCAAAGTCCAGCTCAAGCGCTCAAAGAACGACAGCAAACCGTACTGA